The genomic stretch CAGATGATGTCCGACGAGAACACCGTGGGCCTGTTCATGGCCACCCTGGACTACGCCCGCACCTGCGGCGTTTCCCAACTGGTGTCGGTGTCCCCGCTCGCCGTCGGCCGCCTGCTGCGGCGCGGCGGCATCGACTTCAAATGGCTGGCGCCGCCCCGGGCGGTCGACAACCGGATCCTGGGCGCTTGCTGCATCACGGTGCAGTGAAGCCCTGAGTCAACAAGAAACCCAGCAAGCCGCTGTAACGAGCCCAACGGTTCCTGTCGGTGTGGATCGATCTTGCGACATGGAAAGCAACTGCCGAAAACCTACGTTCAACACTGAGGGATGATCATGATCGACATGGAAAGGAAAGTCGCAAAGGACATCGTGCACAAGGGCCACGATGACGACGTGCTGATATACGACGCCCGCCACCTGCTGCCGGCCTGGCTGGACGCCGGGGTCGTCGCGCGGGCGAACCTGGGGCCGGCGCAGAGCGAGGCCGTGGACCTGGCGTACCGCGCCGACAGCGACCGGCTGGTGCTGCGTTCGCTGCCGACGGTGATCGGCCTGGACGAGCTCGAGCAGGCCGGCCTGTCGGAGGCACTGCCGGAGCTGCTGCTCCATTACGAGAAAGCCACCGACCACCTGATCCTGACGGGCGTCTGGATACCGGAAAGCACCGAAGCCAAGCTGGCGCAGTTGCCGGGCTGCGAGGCGCCGCTGGACGTCGGCCAACGGCGGCGGGTGCACGAGGTGCTCAAGCAGCTGGACGGCTGTCCGCAGCAAGGCTTGCAGTGCTTCACCCTGTTCAACGACACCGCCAACTACTTCTTCTACCGCAAGCACCACGAGCACGTGCCCGGCCTGATGCTGATCGAAGTCGCCCGGCAGGCCATGTACGCGCACTTCTACGAGCACAGCGGCTACGCCCGGGGCGAGGTGTCGATCTCCATCGTCGACCTGATGTCCAGTTTCCCCCGCTACACCGAATCGTCCTTCCAGGTCGACGTGCTGGTGGGCGACTACGACGGGCTCGCGCCGGCCCGGGCGCGCAAGGTGGACAAGCGTGCGCGGTTCTACCAGCGCGGCGAACTGGTGGCCGACATCCGGCTCCACGGCGAAGTCATCAAGATGCCCGTGTTCAAGCGCATGCGGAACATCCAGATCGACCCGTCCCTGTGGTTCCGGCCGCTCAAGGGCATCCGCCAGGAAGTGCTGGTGCGCCTGGAGTCCGGCCGTCACCTGACCGGGCGCCTTGAGCTGCTGTCGATGGGCGGCCTGCAAGTGCGCAGCGACAGCCCGATCGACGCCCCCGCACAGGGCCACGCGTACCTGTATCTGGAAAACGAGGGCATGGTCTGCCTGCCGGTGCAGACGGTCAGGGCCCATGCGGCCTCGACGGACGGCCTGCTGCGGCTGCAACTGGCGGAGCTGGACTCCCAGCTGCGGTTCAAATGGCGGGAGGTGCTCAAGCAGTTCACCTACTTCTCCCATGAGGAAACCGTGGCGGCCGCCGAGTTCGGGCAACCGCTGTGGATGAACCTGAACCCGACGTCGGCGATGTCCGAGCAGAGGACAGAGCCATGAGCGCCCACTACCCCAACGTGCTCGAACCGCTGCACCTGAAGGGCGGGCTGACGCTGCGCAACCGGCTGTTCTTCGCCTCGATGGGCGTGGACCTGGCCGACCGCAGCGGCTGCGTGACGCCCGCCATGGTCGAGTTCTACCAAGGCATCATGGAGGGCGGCTGCTCGATGGCGTTCCTGTGCAACGCCACGGTGTCGCCCCAGTCCCGCCTGCAAAGCACCGGCCTGGCCCTGTTCGAGCCGCACCAGGGCGAATCGCTCAAGGCCATGTTCGAGATGGCCGAACGCGTCGGCACCCCGGTGGGCGTCCAGCTCCAGCACTACGGCGGCCAGGGCACCACGACGAACACCGGGGTGCCCGTGCTGACGCCCAGCGGCGTGCCTTGCCCGCGGGTGTCCAAGCTCGATCCGGAGTACCGGGTGCGGGTCATGGACGAAGCGGACATCGCCCAGGTGATCGAGCAGTTCGCCCACTCGGCCTGGCTGGCCTGGGTCAACGGTGCGCAACTGGTGCAGTTGCAGGCGTCCAACGGCTACCTGTTGAGCAGCTTCCTGTCGCCCCATACCAACAAGCGCACGGACCGCTACGGCGGCAGCCAGGAGAACCGCGCGCGCCTGCTGCTCGAGGTGGTTCGCGCCATCCGCGAGCGCACCCAGGGCAAGCTGATCGTCACCATCCGGCTGGGCATCGACGATCAACTGGGCGACGAGGGGCTGCAGTACCCGGACATCAAGGAAACCGTCCAGGCCCTCTGCCAGGCCGGCGTGGCGGCGCTGGAATGCTCGATGTGCATCGGCGCCACCTTCGGCCAGCTGATCCATCACTCCTCGGCCATGGACGACTACCTGCAGGCCGGGGTCAAGGCGATCAGGGCCGTGTCCACGGTGCCGGTGGGCTACGCCGGGTTCACCGACGGCCTGGACAAGGCCGAACGCCTGTTGGGCGAAGGTGTGTGCGACTGGGTGGGGATGTCCCGCGCGCTGTTCGCCGACAACGACCTGATCAACAAGACACTGCAGGGCCGTTCGGCCGAGATCCACAAATGCCGCTGGGACAGCCAGTGCTTCAGCGACAAGAGCAATCCGCGCCTGGACCGGGTGTATTGCTGCGTGAACCCCAAATACTTGAGGCCTTCGGTGGCATAAGGACGTGACCATGTACGACTTCACAGCAAAAGTGTGCCTGGTGACAGGCGGAACCAGCGGCATCGGCGAAGCCGTCAGCGAACGCCTGATCAAGGCCGGCGCCGAAGTGATCGTGTTCGGCCGGGACGAGGAAAAGGGGGCGCAGGTGGCGGACCGGCTGGGCGAGCGCTGCCGCTTCATCCCGTGCGACGTCGCCGACCCGGCGCAGGTCGAACAGGCCTTCGGGCGCATCCGCACCCTCTACGGCCGGCTCGACTGCGCCTTCAACAACGCCGGCGTGACGGCCCGCTACGGCGCCGTAGCGGAGTCGTGCCCGGACGACTGGGCGAAGGTGATGAGCATCAACGTCAACGGCACCTACCACAGCCTGCGCCACGAACTGCGGCTGATGCTCGACCAGGGCCGGGGCTCGATCGTCAACACCTCATCCTGCGCCGGCGTGGTGCCGATCGGCGGCCAGGTGGCCTATGTCGCCAGCAAACAGGCGATCAACGGCATGACCCAGGTGGCGTCCATCGAGAACGCCCGGCTGGCGGACGGCGGATGCATCCGCGTCAACGCGGTGGCCCCCGGCCCGATCCTCGGCGGCATGAACAGCGAGGCCCGCCTGCAGGCCGCGCCGGAGAACACCCAGCGCAAGATCAACGTCACCTCCATGAAGCGCTTCGGCACCGCCGATGAAGTGGCGAACGCGGTGCTCTGGCTGCTCAGCGACCAGTCGTCCTACGTCACCGGCGTGATCATGCCCATCGACGGAGGGTACGCCAGCGGGAAGTTCTGACCCGGCCCCTTCCTGCCCGACGACCCGCCCACGGCGGGTCGTTGCGTTTGCGCCCGGGAAAAGCGCAGGATCCGGTCTACATTGAAAAGCCACTACCCAAAGCGAAGGGATTCGCCTATCCTTTTCGCTGTATATAGATACAGTACAACCAACGTGAAGGCATGTGAGGTGGTGAATGGCCGTCGAAGTGGTATACCGCAGCAGCCGAGACCTGGAGCGCTTGTTCATGGATAAAGCCGAAGCTGACCGTCATGACAAGATGCTCGAACTGGCGGAACTGCTGTCCGAAGTGTTGCAGAAGGCCGTTCCGTCGTTGAACGAGCAGCAAGTGGAAGAAGTCGGGATCTACATGGCGAAGAACCGCGACGTGTTCGCCAAGGCGTTCAAGAGCCAGCCCGATGCGTTGTCGGAACTGATCAACGCGCCGGCGGCGCCCGCCGGGAAAGCCCCGGAGGCCGAACCGGGCGAAGCGGCCGAACCGGTGGAGGCGCCGGCCAAGCCGGTCAAGGCAGCGAAGGCCGCCAAGTAAGCGCAGCCCGAATTGAACAAGGCCCCGGACCGAACGGTCCGGGGCCTTTTCATGTCCGGGCAAACCCGGGCCTCAACGGTAGAGCACCCTTTCCGCCAGTTCGTCGGCCACCCGCGCCGGGGAACGCTTTTCCGCCTGGGCATGGGCGAACACTTCGGTCAGCCGCGAGCTGATCTTCGACAGGTGCGCGGTGATGGTGGGCAAATCCTCGCCCCGGTGCTTGAGCGACACGTAGATCAGCCCGCCGGCGTTGATCACGTAGTCGGGCGCGTACAGGATGCCCCGCCGCTCGAGCTGGTCGGCCATGTCCAGGTGCGACAACTGGTTGTTCGCCGAGCCCGCCACCGCCGAACAGCGCAGCTGCGGCACGGTGTGGCTGTTGAGCACGCCGCCCAGGCCGCACGGCGCGAGGATGTCGCACGGGGTGCTGAGCAGCGCGTCGTTGGCGATCGGATGGGCGTTGAGCTGCTCCATCGCCAGTTGCACCTTGCCGTGGTCGATGTCGCTGACCAGCAGCTCCGCGCCGGCGGCGTGCAGTTGCTCGGCCAGGGCGAAGCCGACATTGCCCAGCCCCTGGATCGCCACGCGCAGGCCTTCGAGGTTGTCGCTGCCCAGCCGCGCCATGGCCGTGGCGCGGATGCCGGTGAACACGCCCATCGCGGCATGGGGCGCCGGATCGCCGGCGGAAGTGGTGCTGGTGACGTGCTGGGTGTGCTGGGCGATGCAGTCCATGTCCGCCACCGACGTGCCGCTGTCGATGGCGGTGATGTAGCGGCCGTCCAACTGATCGATGCAGCGGCCGAAGGCCTCGAACAGCGCGGCGCGGTTTTCCACATGGGCCGGCCGCACGATGACGGCCACGCCCCCGCCCTGGGCCAGGCCGGCCAAGGCGGCCTTGTAGCTCATGCCCCGGGCCAGGCGGACGGCGTCCTCGACCGCGGACTCGTCGCTGGGGTAGGCCAGATAACGGCACCCGCCCAGGGCAGGCCCCAGACGGCTGTTGTGGATGGCAATCACCGCCTTCAACCCCGATTGCGGGTCGACGCTGAGGTGCAGCGACTCCAGGCGAGTGCTTTGCATGAGAGCGAACATCGACGGGCTCCCGAATCACTTGCGGTAGTCGCCAGTATAGGCTTGCGCCTGAAAATTGCTGAAGCGCGCCGGAATAAGCGCAGGCGTCGGACAACGCTTCGCGGCATAACCCGGCGCCAGAGCGGCGGCGCACTGGACGAATGGCAAGGACGGGGCTACAACGAGGCATTCGACGGAGATTGTGATGAGCCCGCGCCAACGTTTCTTCGACTGCCTGCACCGTTCGCCGCCCGCGCTGTTCGAAGCTGCGCTGTGGATCGCGGCCGAACATGACGACGGCGTCGAGCCCCAGGCGCTGCTGCGGGACTTCAAGGAGCTGCAGCAAACGGTCGGCACCGGCCTGCCGATGCTGCCGGCCGGCGAACTGGCGCAGCCGCTGCTGCGGCGGATGAACGACCTGGGGTTCGCCCAGGACGACTTCTCGCCGCTGCGCCCCCAGGCCGCATTGCTGCACAAGGTGCTGCAGACCCGTCGCGGCCAGCCGCTGGCCCTGGCGCTGATCGCCCTGGAACTGGCCCGCGGGCTGGGCATCCCGCTGGCCGGCGTCAACTTTCCGGGGCATTTCCTGCTGCGGGTGCCTGGCGCCGACCACTTGCTCGATCCCTGCGGCGGACGTCGGCTCTACCCCAACGACTGCCGCGACCTGCTGCACCGCCAGTACGGGCCGGACATGAAACTGAACGCCGAGCACCTGCAGACCGCCGAACCGCTGCAGATGCTGCAGCGCCTGTCACGCAACCTGCGCCAGCTGCACCTGACCCACGACGACTTCATCGCCGCCCTGATCGACGCCGAACGCGTGCTCGAACTGGGCAACGCCAACGCCGCCGACTACCTGGCCCGCGCCAGCCTGTACCAGCGCCTCGATTGCCCGAACGCCGAACGCTTCGACCTGGAGCGCGCGCTGCTGCTCAGCGACGATCCGATCCAGCGGCTGCGCCTGACCGAACGCCTGGAACACCTGCCGCCCAACGCCATCGTTCACTGACCCCTTTAGGCGCGAGCCTTTGTGGAAGCCAGCCTGCTGGCGACTCCAGGCGCTGCGGACTGTCAGTCAAACCGCGTTATCGTTCATCGCCAGCAGGCTGGCTCCCACAGAAAAGCGGCTGTGCCTGCCGAACCCTTGTGCCTGCCGAACCTTGTGGGAGCCAGCCTGCTGGCGATTCCAGGCGCTGCGGACTGTCCGTCAAACCGCGTTATCGTTCTTCGCCAGCCGGTTGGCTCCCACCTCGGATCGGGTGGCTTCGGCGGGCGAACGCACCTGGATGATCAGCGATGCGGCGATCACCGCCGGCACCGCGCAGAAGAAGAAAATCTGCTGCACCGGAATGTGCATCGCCAACAGCAGGCTGCCGAACAGCGGCCCGAGGATCGAACCGAAACGCCCCACCCCTAGCGCCCAACCGGTGCCGGTGGCGCGCACGTGCGCCGGGTAGAAGTTGCTGGCGAAGGCGTTGAGCGTCAGTTGCCCGCCGATGATGCAGAACCCCGCCGCAAAGACGAACGCCACCAGATACCGGGGGTTGTCGTGGTTGAGCCCCAGCAGCACCGTGCACAGCGCCGCCCCGGCCAGCACGCCGGACAGCAGGCGCACCTTGCGCTTGAGGCGGTCGGCGAACCAGGCCATGCAGATCGCCCCCACGGTGCCGGCGAACAGGAACATCGACGTCACCAGGTTCGCTTCCTTGAGCGCCAGCCCGCTTTCCAGCAGCAGCGACGGCAGCCAGCTGATCATGAAATACAGCAGGATCAGGCTGACGAAAAAGGTCGACCAGATCAGCAGCGTCGGCCGTGCATAGCCGTTGCGGAACAACTCGACCACCGTCAGCTTGCTGCCCTGCTCGCGCTCGTTCTGCTCAACGGACGCCACCGGCGGCTGCCAGTCCGGCAGCATCCGCGCGGTGACCTTGCGCAGGCGTGCATAGGGCGGCGCATCGCGCAGCAGCCGCGGCAGGGATTCGGGCAGCAGCCACCACAGGAACGGGAACAGCAGCAACGGCGTCACGCCCCCGGCGAGGAACACCGCCTGCCAGCCGAAGCGGTCGATGAAGCCGGCGGCGACGAACCCGCCTGCCGCGCCGCCGAACGAAAAACCGCAGGCGGCCAGCGTCACCATCAAGGTGCGCAGGCGCGGCGGCGAATATTCGGACATCAGGGCCATGGCGCTGGGCATCGCCCCGCCCATGCCGATCCCGCAGATGAAGCGCGCGACCATCAGGGTGTCCAGCGAATCGGCGAACACCATCAGCACGGTCAGGCTGGCGTAGATCAACACGCAGGCCAGCAGGATCCGCCGCACGCCGAAGCGGTCGGCCAAAGGCGTCACGGCCAGCGAGCCCAGGGTGAGGCCAAGCAGGTTGGCGCTGAACACCGGGCCGAACGCGGCTTTCTCAAGCCCCCAGTCCTGGGCGAGCGCCGGCACCACGTAACCGAGCACCTGGGCGTCGTAGCCGTCGGTGACCAGCAGCAAGGCGAGCAGGATCAGAAGCGACCACTGAAAGCGGGACACAGGACGGGCGTCGAGCGCCGCCCGGAAGCTGGCAATCTGGTTGTGCATCGCAAGGTACCTGTTTTGTTCTTATGGTTGTTTGCTGCGACAGAACCGGTGTTTCCTGTAGGAGCCCGCCTGCCGGCGATGGCGGCATGTCAGTCATCCTGGAGGAATCTGACAGATCGCGATCGCCAGCAGACGGGTGCCTGCCTTTAAGCGGCGCGAGGCCTCAAGGCGTGTCCGGCTGGTTCGCCGGATGGGCCTTGACGAACGCCGGATGCGCAGCGGCCAAC from Pseudomonas ekonensis encodes the following:
- a CDS encoding AfsA-related hotdog domain-containing protein; this translates as MIDMERKVAKDIVHKGHDDDVLIYDARHLLPAWLDAGVVARANLGPAQSEAVDLAYRADSDRLVLRSLPTVIGLDELEQAGLSEALPELLLHYEKATDHLILTGVWIPESTEAKLAQLPGCEAPLDVGQRRRVHEVLKQLDGCPQQGLQCFTLFNDTANYFFYRKHHEHVPGLMLIEVARQAMYAHFYEHSGYARGEVSISIVDLMSSFPRYTESSFQVDVLVGDYDGLAPARARKVDKRARFYQRGELVADIRLHGEVIKMPVFKRMRNIQIDPSLWFRPLKGIRQEVLVRLESGRHLTGRLELLSMGGLQVRSDSPIDAPAQGHAYLYLENEGMVCLPVQTVRAHAASTDGLLRLQLAELDSQLRFKWREVLKQFTYFSHEETVAAAEFGQPLWMNLNPTSAMSEQRTEP
- a CDS encoding NADH:flavin oxidoreductase, translating into MSAHYPNVLEPLHLKGGLTLRNRLFFASMGVDLADRSGCVTPAMVEFYQGIMEGGCSMAFLCNATVSPQSRLQSTGLALFEPHQGESLKAMFEMAERVGTPVGVQLQHYGGQGTTTNTGVPVLTPSGVPCPRVSKLDPEYRVRVMDEADIAQVIEQFAHSAWLAWVNGAQLVQLQASNGYLLSSFLSPHTNKRTDRYGGSQENRARLLLEVVRAIRERTQGKLIVTIRLGIDDQLGDEGLQYPDIKETVQALCQAGVAALECSMCIGATFGQLIHHSSAMDDYLQAGVKAIRAVSTVPVGYAGFTDGLDKAERLLGEGVCDWVGMSRALFADNDLINKTLQGRSAEIHKCRWDSQCFSDKSNPRLDRVYCCVNPKYLRPSVA
- a CDS encoding SDR family NAD(P)-dependent oxidoreductase; its protein translation is MYDFTAKVCLVTGGTSGIGEAVSERLIKAGAEVIVFGRDEEKGAQVADRLGERCRFIPCDVADPAQVEQAFGRIRTLYGRLDCAFNNAGVTARYGAVAESCPDDWAKVMSINVNGTYHSLRHELRLMLDQGRGSIVNTSSCAGVVPIGGQVAYVASKQAINGMTQVASIENARLADGGCIRVNAVAPGPILGGMNSEARLQAAPENTQRKINVTSMKRFGTADEVANAVLWLLSDQSSYVTGVIMPIDGGYASGKF
- a CDS encoding Glu/Leu/Phe/Val dehydrogenase family protein, whose translation is MFALMQSTRLESLHLSVDPQSGLKAVIAIHNSRLGPALGGCRYLAYPSDESAVEDAVRLARGMSYKAALAGLAQGGGVAVIVRPAHVENRAALFEAFGRCIDQLDGRYITAIDSGTSVADMDCIAQHTQHVTSTTSAGDPAPHAAMGVFTGIRATAMARLGSDNLEGLRVAIQGLGNVGFALAEQLHAAGAELLVSDIDHGKVQLAMEQLNAHPIANDALLSTPCDILAPCGLGGVLNSHTVPQLRCSAVAGSANNQLSHLDMADQLERRGILYAPDYVINAGGLIYVSLKHRGEDLPTITAHLSKISSRLTEVFAHAQAEKRSPARVADELAERVLYR
- a CDS encoding SirB1 family protein, with the translated sequence MSPRQRFFDCLHRSPPALFEAALWIAAEHDDGVEPQALLRDFKELQQTVGTGLPMLPAGELAQPLLRRMNDLGFAQDDFSPLRPQAALLHKVLQTRRGQPLALALIALELARGLGIPLAGVNFPGHFLLRVPGADHLLDPCGGRRLYPNDCRDLLHRQYGPDMKLNAEHLQTAEPLQMLQRLSRNLRQLHLTHDDFIAALIDAERVLELGNANAADYLARASLYQRLDCPNAERFDLERALLLSDDPIQRLRLTERLEHLPPNAIVH
- a CDS encoding MFS transporter, whose amino-acid sequence is MHNQIASFRAALDARPVSRFQWSLLILLALLLVTDGYDAQVLGYVVPALAQDWGLEKAAFGPVFSANLLGLTLGSLAVTPLADRFGVRRILLACVLIYASLTVLMVFADSLDTLMVARFICGIGMGGAMPSAMALMSEYSPPRLRTLMVTLAACGFSFGGAAGGFVAAGFIDRFGWQAVFLAGGVTPLLLFPFLWWLLPESLPRLLRDAPPYARLRKVTARMLPDWQPPVASVEQNEREQGSKLTVVELFRNGYARPTLLIWSTFFVSLILLYFMISWLPSLLLESGLALKEANLVTSMFLFAGTVGAICMAWFADRLKRKVRLLSGVLAGAALCTVLLGLNHDNPRYLVAFVFAAGFCIIGGQLTLNAFASNFYPAHVRATGTGWALGVGRFGSILGPLFGSLLLAMHIPVQQIFFFCAVPAVIAASLIIQVRSPAEATRSEVGANRLAKNDNAV